From Candidatus Kryptonium sp., the proteins below share one genomic window:
- a CDS encoding Gfo/Idh/MocA family oxidoreductase, with product MEKFVAVIGSGSWGKNLVRNFFEIGVLKTVCDINESNFDDLKNKFPANYTNSIDDVINDPEIKAVAIATPSETHFELAKLFLLSGRDVFIEKPLALRIEDAVELVKISEERNLILMVDHVLQYHPAVEKLKDLIRLGEIGEIKYIYSNRLNFGKFRKEENTLWSFAPHDVSLILSIIGEMPEKISAVGKNYLFPDISDKELNSKIPCDVTLTHLEFKNGVKVHIFVSWLHPYKEQKLVVIGTKKMAVFDDTEPENKLTLYSHKIEWQGALPIARKANAEIVQIPNEEPLKKACLHFVECFKKRTKPLTDGYESLRVLKVLDLASKSLKNNGVFLKVNEKFYAHETAVIDEPCEIGEGTKIWHFSHIMKGAKIGKNCIIGQNCFIGSRAVIGNGVKLQNNVSVYDLVTLEDHVFVGPSAVFTNDLNPRAKYPKGGKWIPTLVKEGATIGANATILCGITIGKWAMIGAGAVVTKNVPDYAIVTGVPAKITGWICECGEKLNFKKSRAICKKCGRTYEKRKNKVAEIQKHS from the coding sequence ATGGAAAAATTTGTCGCGGTTATCGGCTCAGGAAGTTGGGGAAAAAACCTTGTGCGAAATTTTTTTGAAATTGGAGTTTTAAAAACCGTCTGCGACATAAACGAGTCAAATTTTGACGATCTAAAAAATAAGTTCCCAGCTAATTATACCAACTCAATTGATGATGTTATAAATGATCCAGAGATCAAAGCAGTTGCGATAGCAACACCTTCGGAGACACATTTTGAACTTGCAAAGTTGTTTCTACTTTCTGGACGAGATGTTTTCATTGAAAAACCACTTGCCTTGAGAATTGAGGACGCAGTTGAGCTCGTGAAAATTTCTGAAGAGAGAAACTTAATTTTGATGGTTGATCATGTCCTTCAGTATCATCCCGCAGTTGAAAAGTTGAAAGATTTAATTCGCCTTGGTGAAATAGGCGAGATAAAATATATTTACTCAAACAGATTGAATTTCGGTAAGTTTAGAAAAGAAGAAAATACGCTATGGAGCTTTGCACCGCATGATGTCTCGCTTATACTTTCAATCATCGGAGAAATGCCAGAAAAAATTTCGGCAGTTGGAAAAAATTATCTTTTCCCCGACATCTCTGATAAAGAACTTAACTCAAAAATTCCCTGCGATGTCACTTTAACGCATCTTGAATTTAAAAATGGTGTAAAAGTTCATATCTTTGTAAGTTGGCTTCATCCATACAAGGAACAGAAGCTCGTTGTAATTGGGACTAAAAAGATGGCTGTCTTTGACGATACAGAGCCGGAAAACAAACTTACACTTTATTCACATAAAATTGAATGGCAAGGTGCTCTACCGATCGCAAGAAAAGCGAACGCTGAAATAGTCCAAATTCCAAATGAAGAACCTTTGAAAAAAGCTTGTCTTCATTTCGTTGAATGTTTTAAAAAAAGGACCAAACCTTTAACAGATGGTTATGAGTCATTGCGTGTTCTCAAAGTCCTTGATCTTGCAAGCAAATCATTAAAAAATAATGGAGTTTTTTTAAAAGTGAATGAAAAATTTTATGCGCACGAAACCGCAGTAATTGACGAACCTTGTGAAATTGGAGAAGGGACAAAGATATGGCATTTCTCACACATAATGAAAGGTGCAAAAATTGGGAAAAACTGCATAATTGGACAAAACTGCTTCATTGGATCAAGAGCTGTGATCGGAAACGGAGTTAAACTTCAAAATAATGTCTCTGTATATGACCTCGTTACTCTTGAAGATCATGTCTTTGTTGGACCATCCGCTGTTTTCACAAACGATTTGAATCCAAGAGCAAAATATCCCAAAGGTGGTAAGTGGATCCCAACACTTGTCAAAGAAGGTGCAACGATCGGAGCAAACGCGACGATTCTATGCGGTATAACAATCGGTAAATGGGCGATGATTGGTGCAGGTGCCGTTGTCACTAAAAATGTTCCTGATTATGCGATCGTGACAGGTGTTCCAGCAAAAATAACAGGTTGGATATGTGAATGTGGCGAGAAATTGAACTTCAAAAAAAGTAGGGCAATATGCAAAAAGTGCGGAAGAACTTACGAGAAAAGAAAAAATAAAGTAGCTGAAATTCAAAAGCATTCATAG
- a CDS encoding NAD+ synthase, producing MEILEKAKDLKLNMKIVRKILVDFIKKETTRFGLKKGILGVSGGVDSAVSAYLSAEALGPENVIGVIMPYKTSSPDSVEDAKLVISNLGIKSEFVDITPMCEPYFEKFPDMDNIRRGNVMARMRMIVLYDLSAREKALVIGTSNKTELLLGYGTLYGDMASAINPLGDLYKTQVWQLAEELGVPKKIIEKKPTADLWIGQTDEDEIGFPYKIVDKLLYFMVDERRTDEELLELGFDKDMIERVRIMVQRNQFKRRPPIIAKISYRTINIDFRYARDWGS from the coding sequence ATGGAAATACTTGAAAAGGCAAAGGATTTGAAACTTAACATGAAAATAGTCAGAAAGATTCTCGTTGACTTCATTAAAAAAGAGACAACGAGGTTTGGACTTAAAAAAGGGATTTTAGGAGTTTCTGGTGGTGTTGATTCCGCTGTTTCGGCTTATCTTAGTGCGGAAGCTCTTGGCCCTGAAAATGTCATCGGTGTTATAATGCCATATAAAACAAGTTCCCCTGATAGCGTTGAAGACGCAAAACTTGTAATTTCAAATCTCGGAATAAAAAGCGAATTCGTTGATATAACGCCTATGTGTGAACCTTATTTTGAGAAGTTTCCAGATATGGACAACATCAGGCGTGGTAATGTTATGGCGCGAATGCGAATGATCGTGCTTTACGATTTATCCGCTCGGGAAAAAGCTCTTGTTATCGGGACGAGCAACAAGACAGAACTTCTGCTTGGATATGGAACTCTCTACGGGGACATGGCAAGCGCTATAAATCCACTTGGTGATCTTTATAAAACGCAGGTGTGGCAACTTGCTGAAGAGCTCGGCGTACCAAAGAAAATAATTGAGAAAAAACCGACAGCGGATTTATGGATCGGTCAAACAGATGAAGATGAGATCGGATTTCCTTATAAAATTGTGGATAAACTTTTATATTTCATGGTTGACGAGCGAAGGACGGATGAAGAACTTCTTGAACTTGGTTTTGATAAAGATATGATTGAACGAGTTAGAATTATGGTTCAAAGAAACCAATTCAAACGAAGACCGCCGATAATTGCGAAGATTTCATATAGAACGATAAACATTGATTTCAGATACGCCCGCGATTGGGGAAGTTAG
- a CDS encoding FMN-binding protein: MRLFLLILFIVAQSKKPEKVLSEIYPDSKIEIKNIVISDLQAEKVKNLSGVEIDTRLITFYLVKSNSKIRAYAYVDVHIVRTHPEVVLYVLNERGEIELIQILSFKEPPEYMADENWLKYLKGKTLGKDLLKLRRDVPNMTGATLTAKAITDNARKVIALWKIIFGEAK; encoded by the coding sequence ATGAGACTGTTTTTGCTTATCTTGTTCATAGTAGCACAAAGCAAAAAACCAGAAAAAGTTTTAAGCGAAATTTATCCCGACTCAAAAATTGAAATTAAAAACATCGTTATTTCAGATTTACAAGCTGAAAAGGTCAAAAATTTATCCGGAGTGGAAATTGATACACGACTTATCACCTTTTATCTTGTTAAATCAAACTCAAAAATTAGAGCATACGCTTATGTTGATGTCCACATCGTGAGAACTCATCCTGAAGTCGTCTTGTATGTTTTAAATGAACGAGGTGAAATAGAATTGATTCAAATTCTTTCATTCAAAGAACCACCAGAATATATGGCGGATGAGAACTGGTTAAAATATCTCAAAGGTAAAACACTTGGGAAAGATCTTTTGAAGTTGAGAAGAGATGTTCCAAATATGACAGGTGCAACTCTTACTGCCAAAGCAATAACTGACAACGCAAGGAAGGTTATAGCTCTGTGGAAAATAATTTTCGGAGAAGCCAAATGA
- a CDS encoding FAD:protein FMN transferase, with protein MSKIAHFVLILTLLTQISSESVFSQGASYHLMGTYAYIELSPQNLNHTAYKYLKEIEAKLSDYIDSSEISKINSNAGYKFIKISDIALEVIKEAVLISKRTWGIFDITVGALTINSKRLKKFSEDSAYKLINFNDIVISGDSIMLAKKGMAIDLGGIGKGFAIQKVHENLKAKSGFISIGGDMKVWGHKRTLAIKNPLNDDVLVQMVNSKDVALSTSGNYLQKHIETQDDKVTQVTVAHENSTFADAYATALFAMPENLRMKFLSENKDVGTLILYADGSVFMNEKFRDFFDIIIFKGGAQYISKTNGKVKK; from the coding sequence ATGAGCAAGATCGCGCATTTTGTTCTTATTCTAACTTTGCTAACACAAATTTCATCTGAGAGCGTCTTTTCGCAAGGAGCTAGCTATCATCTTATGGGAACATATGCCTACATTGAACTATCGCCCCAGAACCTAAACCACACAGCATATAAATACCTAAAGGAAATTGAAGCGAAACTTTCCGACTATATTGATTCCTCCGAGATCTCAAAAATAAACTCAAATGCAGGATACAAGTTCATAAAGATATCCGATATTGCTCTTGAGGTGATAAAGGAAGCAGTTCTTATTTCAAAAAGAACTTGGGGAATTTTTGATATCACCGTCGGAGCGTTGACGATTAATTCAAAGAGATTGAAAAAATTTTCCGAGGATAGCGCTTATAAACTTATTAATTTCAACGATATTGTCATTTCTGGCGATAGCATAATGTTGGCAAAGAAAGGTATGGCAATTGATCTCGGTGGAATTGGAAAAGGATTCGCAATTCAAAAAGTCCATGAAAATTTGAAAGCGAAATCGGGATTTATATCAATCGGTGGAGATATGAAAGTTTGGGGACATAAAAGAACGCTTGCAATTAAAAATCCTTTAAACGATGATGTTCTCGTTCAAATGGTTAATTCAAAAGATGTAGCACTTTCAACATCGGGAAACTACTTACAAAAACATATTGAGACGCAAGATGATAAAGTCACTCAAGTAACAGTAGCACATGAAAATTCAACATTTGCTGATGCCTATGCTACAGCTCTTTTCGCCATGCCGGAAAACTTAAGAATGAAATTTTTAAGCGAAAATAAAGATGTCGGAACATTGATTCTTTATGCGGATGGTTCGGTTTTCATGAATGAGAAATTCAGAGATTTCTTTGATATAATAATTTTCAAGGGTGGCGCTCAATATATTTCAAAAACAAACGGCAAGGTGAAAAAATGA
- a CDS encoding c-type cytochrome: protein MKKIVFILALATGFVFAQQDTTEQAIDLEIVKTMNGKQIYEAFCVKCHGIDGTGNISEELKQNWDTSPPDFTDGYFNSREPRRDWYAVIKYGGASRGLSRIMPAFGDAFTDQQIYEIIEHIKSFIDQRKYPQGEVNFIRSHYVTKAYPEQEFLLIPTYTYKTENNLKITDTKVVLYYANRFGTRFQYEIKLPLQNLSSSAKNETGIGDLELGLKYAFYDNYKNLSILTGGFEISLPTGNESKGFGKGTVLLNPYIAIGKGIGDKIELQGSVKIETPIERNKANPELFYALSTTLVIPEGKRGFFPGIELAGVKTFGTNEHTISIIPKVYIALTKRGHLALSIGREIPIYGDRTFKYRYVAFLLWEYVDGGILSGW from the coding sequence ATGAAAAAAATTGTTTTTATCCTCGCTCTTGCTACTGGATTCGTCTTCGCACAGCAAGATACAACGGAACAAGCAATTGATCTTGAGATAGTAAAAACGATGAACGGAAAACAAATTTATGAAGCATTTTGTGTGAAATGTCACGGGATAGATGGAACCGGTAATATATCCGAGGAATTAAAGCAAAATTGGGATACCTCACCTCCTGACTTTACGGATGGATATTTCAACTCAAGAGAACCACGAAGAGATTGGTATGCAGTGATAAAATACGGAGGCGCAAGCAGAGGACTATCACGAATAATGCCAGCTTTTGGTGACGCATTTACCGATCAACAAATCTACGAGATAATTGAACACATAAAATCTTTTATAGATCAAAGGAAATATCCCCAGGGCGAAGTTAACTTCATCAGGTCTCACTATGTAACAAAAGCATATCCAGAACAAGAATTTCTTTTGATTCCAACATATACCTACAAAACCGAAAATAACCTAAAAATTACCGATACAAAAGTCGTTCTATACTATGCAAATAGGTTCGGGACAAGGTTTCAATACGAGATCAAACTTCCACTACAAAATTTAAGTTCATCAGCTAAAAATGAAACTGGCATAGGTGATCTTGAGCTTGGATTGAAGTATGCGTTTTACGACAATTATAAGAATTTATCAATCTTAACAGGTGGATTTGAAATTTCACTTCCAACCGGAAACGAGTCAAAGGGCTTCGGTAAAGGAACTGTTCTTCTGAATCCATATATTGCAATTGGTAAGGGAATCGGCGATAAAATTGAGCTCCAAGGTAGTGTTAAAATTGAAACACCAATTGAAAGAAACAAGGCAAATCCCGAGTTATTTTACGCTCTTTCAACAACGCTTGTAATTCCGGAAGGCAAAAGAGGCTTTTTCCCTGGCATTGAGCTCGCTGGAGTTAAAACATTCGGCACAAATGAACACACAATTTCAATAATTCCAAAAGTTTACATCGCTCTCACAAAGCGAGGTCATCTCGCTTTATCAATTGGAAGGGAAATTCCAATCTATGGTGATAGAACATTTAAATATCGCTATGTCGCCTTTCTACTTTGGGAGTATGTTGACGGTGGGATCTTAAGCGGCTGGTGA
- a CDS encoding response regulator transcription factor, whose amino-acid sequence MRLLLIEDEKELTKALKKGLKEAGYSVDVAYDGESGISMAISGQYDCIILDLKLPKKDGLEVCKEIRRNKISVPILMLTVVDAVDVKVKCLDAGADDYLTKPFSYSELLARIRALTRRAKTVSSTIQIADLVINPISRTVTRGGKKIYLSPKEYDLLYYLAVNQGRVVSRMEIGENVWGINFDTGTNYIDVYINYLRKKIDSGFEKKLIHTVRGVGYVLKFE is encoded by the coding sequence ATGAGGTTACTTTTGATTGAGGATGAAAAAGAATTGACAAAAGCATTGAAGAAAGGTTTGAAAGAAGCTGGTTATAGTGTTGATGTGGCTTATGATGGGGAATCGGGTATTTCAATGGCTATTTCGGGGCAGTATGACTGTATAATTCTTGATTTGAAGTTGCCGAAAAAGGATGGTCTTGAGGTTTGTAAAGAAATAAGAAGAAATAAAATTTCGGTCCCAATTTTAATGCTGACCGTGGTTGATGCGGTTGATGTCAAAGTCAAATGCTTGGATGCCGGTGCGGATGATTATCTTACTAAACCGTTCTCATATTCAGAACTGCTTGCGCGGATAAGAGCTTTGACGAGGCGTGCGAAGACAGTTTCTTCTACAATTCAAATCGCCGATCTCGTTATAAATCCGATAAGCAGAACTGTCACAAGGGGTGGGAAAAAAATTTATCTTTCCCCTAAGGAATACGATCTTTTATATTATCTTGCGGTAAACCAAGGAAGGGTTGTTTCAAGAATGGAGATAGGTGAAAATGTTTGGGGAATAAATTTTGACACTGGGACAAATTACATTGATGTTTACATTAATTATCTGCGCAAGAAGATTGATAGCGGTTTTGAAAAGAAATTGATTCACACAGTTCGCGGCGTCGGCTATGTTTTAAAATTTGAATAA
- a CDS encoding ATP-binding protein, whose translation MNYKSLKFRLNLWYLFVFTLTVLLAEIGIYIYLDKSLHREIDILLHREAKELIEKIKFGAEGFSFVDSTEFYEVKHFYLNEASVFFRVFDKDLNIVAISENLKRAGFLLPNPNKEKLGCANEVLIDGKRLRIFYHPIYFNGEFYGIVEISKFEGAVQTAMGFLKTSIVIAIVLALLIASYGGNLIVSRLISPLEQVIERADKITAESLTDRIVLNDSKYPDEVVKLVNTLNRLLERLERSFNQISQFTSDVAHELLTPLTVIKDEIEVTLMRKRRTSEYINTLNAIQRQTDRAISIIKSMLYLAKADAGIVKANFDKICVSDLIRELVLFFNFKAKQKNVKVKFDCSSDVFLTTDDRLLFEALKNIVDNAIEYTNSGGKVEIICERENGKVKISVSDTGIGISEDDLPRIFDRFYRGKNAFEINPSGTGLGLSLTKAIIDILAGEIEVYSQLGKGTKFVIYLPDRS comes from the coding sequence ATGAATTACAAATCGTTGAAATTTAGGTTAAACTTGTGGTATTTATTTGTTTTTACGCTTACTGTCTTGCTGGCTGAGATAGGAATTTACATATATCTTGATAAATCGCTTCACAGGGAGATTGACATCCTGCTTCACAGAGAAGCAAAGGAGCTTATTGAAAAGATAAAATTTGGCGCAGAAGGCTTTTCTTTTGTTGATTCTACCGAATTTTATGAGGTAAAACATTTTTACCTCAATGAGGCATCGGTTTTCTTTAGAGTATTTGATAAGGATTTGAACATCGTCGCTATATCGGAAAATTTAAAAAGAGCTGGTTTTTTATTGCCTAATCCCAATAAAGAGAAACTTGGTTGTGCGAATGAAGTGTTAATAGATGGGAAAAGGTTGAGAATTTTTTATCATCCGATTTATTTTAATGGTGAATTTTACGGAATCGTTGAGATATCAAAGTTTGAGGGCGCTGTTCAGACAGCGATGGGATTTCTGAAAACTTCTATTGTAATTGCAATTGTGCTTGCGCTTTTGATCGCATCATATGGTGGGAATTTGATCGTCTCAAGGTTGATTAGTCCTCTTGAGCAAGTGATAGAAAGGGCTGATAAAATAACGGCGGAAAGTTTAACCGATAGGATCGTATTAAATGACAGCAAATATCCAGATGAAGTTGTGAAACTCGTAAACACGCTTAACAGATTGCTTGAGAGATTGGAGAGGTCATTTAACCAAATTTCTCAATTCACATCTGATGTAGCGCACGAGCTTTTAACACCGCTTACAGTTATAAAAGATGAAATTGAAGTCACATTGATGAGGAAAAGACGAACAAGTGAATACATAAATACTTTAAACGCAATTCAACGGCAAACCGACAGAGCAATTTCAATAATAAAGTCAATGCTTTATCTTGCAAAGGCAGATGCTGGGATCGTGAAAGCAAACTTTGATAAAATTTGTGTCTCGGATTTGATTCGTGAATTGGTTCTATTTTTCAATTTCAAGGCGAAGCAGAAAAATGTAAAAGTAAAATTTGACTGTAGCAGTGATGTCTTCTTGACGACGGATGACAGGCTTTTGTTTGAAGCGTTAAAAAATATAGTAGATAATGCAATTGAGTATACAAACTCTGGCGGTAAAGTTGAGATAATTTGCGAGCGTGAGAATGGGAAAGTTAAGATCTCTGTTTCTGATACTGGGATTGGTATAAGCGAGGATGATTTGCCTCGTATTTTTGATAGGTTTTATCGGGGCAAGAATGCGTTTGAGATAAATCCATCTGGGACGGGACTTGGGCTTTCGCTTACGAAAGCTATAATTGATATACTTGCTGGGGAAATTGAGGTCTACAGTCAACTCGGGAAAGGAACCAAATTTGTAATTTATTTGCCAGATAGATCTTAA
- the larC gene encoding nickel pincer cofactor biosynthesis protein LarC — translation MKIAYFDAISGVSGDMVVGALIDAGIDFEEFKGEILKLNLGNFDVGVKKVLRSGISATKFDVIVERKEHEHRHLSDIFEIIDKSDLSEFVKGTAKKIFHTLAQAEAKIHNVSIDEVHFHEVGAVDSIVDIVGTAICIEKLGIEKIYASRIPLGSGTSVNTEHGRIPVPTPATIEMLKNFPIVLTDVPFELTTPTGSAIIATLAEYGLEKETIKVHSIGYGAGYYELPDQVNLLRVIVGEIEEKYGEEKLLLVETNIDDMNPELYPYVIEKLLASGANDAYLVPIYMKKGRPGILLSALVSEFKLEDVLKIIFTQTTTLGVRIIEIRRKKLPREQKEIDTPFGKVKFKLVFVNDSKRLVPEFEECKRIAEERNIPLIQVYKILESLVSV, via the coding sequence ATGAAAATTGCTTATTTTGATGCGATTTCGGGTGTAAGTGGAGATATGGTTGTGGGAGCATTGATTGATGCTGGAATTGATTTTGAGGAATTTAAAGGAGAAATTTTGAAATTGAACTTGGGAAATTTTGATGTTGGCGTTAAAAAGGTTTTAAGAAGTGGGATAAGTGCAACGAAGTTTGATGTGATCGTAGAAAGAAAAGAGCATGAACATCGCCATCTTTCTGATATTTTTGAGATAATTGATAAAAGCGATTTGTCTGAATTTGTCAAAGGAACAGCGAAGAAAATTTTTCACACACTTGCTCAAGCTGAAGCGAAAATTCATAATGTATCAATTGATGAAGTGCACTTCCATGAGGTTGGAGCTGTTGATTCAATAGTTGATATAGTTGGGACTGCGATCTGCATTGAGAAATTGGGAATAGAGAAAATTTACGCTTCAAGAATTCCGCTTGGCTCTGGGACATCTGTAAATACGGAACACGGAAGAATACCTGTGCCAACACCAGCAACGATTGAGATGCTTAAAAATTTCCCGATCGTCCTTACCGATGTACCATTTGAATTAACAACTCCAACAGGTTCGGCAATAATTGCAACACTTGCTGAATATGGACTTGAAAAAGAAACAATCAAGGTTCATTCTATCGGATATGGCGCAGGTTATTACGAGCTTCCAGACCAAGTAAATCTTCTGCGGGTTATTGTCGGTGAGATAGAAGAAAAATATGGTGAGGAAAAGCTTCTTCTCGTTGAAACGAACATAGATGATATGAATCCAGAACTTTATCCATATGTAATTGAAAAACTCCTGGCTTCCGGTGCAAACGACGCTTATTTAGTTCCAATATATATGAAAAAAGGACGACCTGGAATTTTGCTTTCGGCTCTTGTTTCGGAATTCAAACTTGAAGATGTGTTAAAAATTATCTTCACGCAGACGACGACACTTGGAGTTAGAATTATTGAGATAAGACGCAAAAAATTACCGAGGGAGCAAAAAGAAATTGACACACCATTTGGAAAAGTAAAGTTTAAACTTGTTTTCGTCAATGACTCAAAGCGACTTGTCCCAGAGTTTGAAGAGTGCAAGAGAATCGCTGAGGAAAGAAATATCCCGTTAATTCAAGTTTACAAAATTCTTGAATCGCTCGTTTCGGTTTAG
- the priA gene encoding primosomal protein N', which produces MKNLYVNVALPVPVNKLFTYIVPDELREDIAIGKRVIVPFGEQELTGIIVDILGQSGWHKLKEIKDVLDPVPVFSDEMLKLTKWVADYYLTSWGEVLKTALPAGTILESKRIVKLRRQPEPDVLSNMEKSSPKRAEVLKFLLKTNSPIAIKALKSKFNFKNIYSILHALESLGYVEIEKHLPEQKAKTKFEKFISISKPYAENLKKLAQVISEIEKKSPKQVEVLLFLIDRFRKGKNEVLLSEVLKITGAGAHTIKKLVERGLIEINEREVVRKFEYEFDEPDKKVELNEHQSKAFAEIKKAITSGEFKTFLLYGVTGSGKTQIYIEAVNEVINLGKTAIVLVPEISLTPQIVNRFKKNFGDIVGVLHSKMSIGERYDSWRMIKDGAYKIVIGPRSAIFAPLDRIGLIVVDEEQESSYKQFDTSPRYNARDVAIMRGKLNDAVVILGSATPSLESYYNAKTGKYHLLVLPERVDNAKMPRIEIVDMIKERKEHGNKTSISNLLAQKIEERARRKEGVIIFQNRRGYSTYIECQDCGYVEMCDNCSVTLIYHKAQNHLRCHYCGFVKNVPEKCRKCGGIKLKLKGVGTQRVEDEISQIFSDVKVIRMDLDTTMGKRSYDKIMQKFANGEADILLGTQMVAKGLDFSRVTLVGVISADIPMLIPDFRSSERTFQLLTQVAGRAGRSGKEGEVIIQTFQPDHYIFDYVVKHKTLEFYERELRIRKDLNYPPFTRLVLIEFKGKNEKNVELASDEFAKELRTRIHQPIQILGPAPAAIPKLNQNYRYHIIMKIPKHVDKTGEGVAEIIWQLKEKFETKLNSKGVKLIIDVDPQSTI; this is translated from the coding sequence ATGAAGAACCTTTATGTAAATGTTGCGCTTCCTGTTCCTGTAAATAAACTTTTCACTTACATTGTCCCTGATGAATTGAGAGAAGATATTGCGATTGGCAAAAGGGTTATAGTTCCATTTGGTGAGCAGGAATTGACAGGTATAATCGTTGATATCTTGGGACAAAGCGGATGGCACAAGTTAAAAGAGATAAAAGATGTTCTTGATCCAGTTCCTGTTTTTTCTGATGAGATGTTGAAGCTTACGAAATGGGTTGCTGATTACTATCTTACAAGTTGGGGCGAGGTTTTGAAAACGGCTCTTCCGGCTGGGACAATCCTTGAAAGCAAAAGAATCGTTAAACTTCGTCGTCAACCTGAGCCAGATGTCTTGTCAAACATGGAGAAAAGCTCGCCTAAACGAGCGGAGGTTTTGAAATTTCTTTTGAAAACGAACTCGCCTATCGCTATAAAAGCTTTGAAAAGTAAGTTTAACTTCAAAAACATCTACTCAATTCTTCATGCGTTGGAGTCGCTTGGTTATGTTGAAATTGAAAAGCATCTCCCGGAACAAAAGGCAAAGACGAAATTTGAAAAATTTATCTCAATCTCAAAGCCGTATGCTGAGAATTTAAAGAAACTTGCTCAAGTTATTTCTGAAATTGAAAAGAAATCGCCAAAACAAGTTGAGGTTTTGTTGTTTTTAATTGATCGGTTTAGAAAAGGAAAAAACGAAGTTTTGCTTTCAGAGGTTTTAAAAATAACTGGTGCAGGAGCACATACAATAAAAAAGCTCGTTGAAAGAGGACTGATTGAGATCAATGAGAGGGAAGTTGTGAGAAAATTTGAATATGAATTTGATGAGCCGGATAAAAAGGTTGAGTTAAATGAACATCAAAGTAAGGCATTTGCTGAGATAAAAAAGGCGATAACTTCGGGGGAATTCAAAACATTTTTGCTTTACGGCGTAACCGGAAGCGGCAAAACTCAAATTTACATTGAGGCAGTAAACGAAGTAATAAATCTTGGTAAAACCGCAATAGTTCTCGTCCCTGAGATCTCGCTTACGCCACAAATTGTAAATCGTTTTAAGAAGAACTTCGGAGATATAGTTGGAGTTTTACATAGCAAGATGTCAATAGGTGAAAGATATGATTCATGGAGGATGATAAAAGATGGAGCTTACAAAATTGTGATCGGTCCAAGGTCGGCTATTTTTGCACCGCTTGATAGAATTGGTTTAATAGTTGTTGATGAAGAACAAGAAAGCTCATATAAACAATTTGACACTTCTCCAAGATATAACGCAAGGGATGTTGCTATAATGAGGGGCAAATTGAACGATGCCGTCGTCATTCTTGGTTCTGCAACGCCATCGCTTGAGTCGTACTACAACGCGAAAACCGGAAAATATCATTTGCTTGTTTTGCCTGAACGAGTTGACAACGCAAAGATGCCGAGAATTGAAATCGTTGATATGATAAAGGAGAGAAAAGAACACGGAAATAAAACCTCAATCTCAAATCTTTTGGCGCAAAAAATTGAGGAGAGAGCGCGAAGAAAGGAAGGCGTAATAATTTTTCAGAATAGGAGAGGGTATTCAACTTATATTGAATGTCAAGATTGTGGCTATGTTGAGATGTGCGATAATTGTAGCGTTACTTTGATTTATCATAAGGCGCAGAATCATTTGAGATGTCATTATTGTGGTTTCGTTAAAAATGTCCCCGAGAAGTGTCGTAAATGTGGTGGGATTAAACTAAAATTGAAAGGAGTTGGAACGCAAAGGGTTGAAGATGAAATAAGCCAAATCTTCTCTGATGTGAAGGTCATACGAATGGATCTTGACACGACGATGGGGAAGAGATCCTACGATAAAATCATGCAAAAGTTTGCCAACGGTGAAGCTGATATTTTGTTGGGAACGCAGATGGTTGCTAAAGGTCTTGATTTCTCAAGGGTGACTCTCGTAGGTGTTATTTCTGCTGACATACCGATGCTTATTCCGGATTTTAGATCAAGTGAGAGAACATTTCAACTTTTAACGCAGGTTGCCGGTAGAGCTGGAAGAAGTGGGAAAGAAGGGGAAGTGATAATTCAAACTTTTCAACCGGATCATTACATCTTTGATTATGTGGTTAAACATAAGACGCTTGAATTTTACGAGAGGGAATTGAGGATAAGGAAAGATTTGAATTATCCACCGTTCACTCGGCTCGTGTTGATAGAGTTCAAGGGGAAAAACGAGAAAAATGTTGAACTTGCATCGGATGAGTTCGCAAAAGAGTTGAGGACAAGAATCCACCAGCCGATCCAAATCCTTGGTCCTGCGCCAGCTGCGATACCAAAGTTAAATCAAAATTACAGATACCACATAATAATGAAAATTCCGAAACATGTTGATAAAACTGGCGAAGGGGTTGCAGAGATAATATGGCAGTTGAAAGAAAAGTTTGAAACAAAATTAAATTCAAAAGGCGTGAAATTAATAATTGATGTTGATCCGCAAAGCACTATTTGA